Sequence from the Methanobrevibacter thaueri genome:
ATTAAGGAAAATCTTCCAAAATATTTCATTTTTAATGAAAATCAAGAGGAATACGAATTTATAATTAACCAAATAAATGATTTAAAACATAAAGGCGTCAAATATGAAAATATATGCATATTATCGCCCACAAAAAAAAGTTTGAATAATATTATAAACATGATGAAACTATTAAACTTTAAAAATTTTATATTTATCAGTGACTATAAGGACGAATGGGATGTACAAATTAGAAGATTAACTAATTTGGGCAAAAACGATTTAAGCGAATATAAAAACTTGCATGATATGATTATTTCCAATTTAAAGATACATAATTATTTTAAAGAGGTTATATTAAAAGAATCAAAAAAAATTGACATGCAAAATCCAAATCTAGAAATTGAAAATAGGCTTTCAAATTTTATAAATCATATGATATGGAACTACGACAATTTTTTTAAAAACAATAATTTCTTAAAAGATAAAGTATTTTTATCAACAATACATGGTTCTAAAGGAATGCAGTTTGATGTGAGTTTCGTATGCAATTTAAACAGCGGTTCCATCCCATTTTATAAAGATTGTCAAAGAAATTGTTATAAAAGAACTGGCGAGTTAAACAAAGAGAGTTTGAACTTATTAAATGTTGCAGTTTCCAGAAGTAAAAAACAGTTATATTTAACAAGTACGCGTGATTACAGAAACCATGAGACTTGCATTTTAAAACCTTTTTATAAGTATTTGGAGATTATTAAATAATTTACTAAAAATTATACCAAAATAAGATAACATGTCCAATAAAACAAAAAAACAACATTATGTACCTCAATTTTATTTAAAAAACTTTGCCAATAAAAATAAGAATGGATTTTTTATCTATTGTTATGATATTAATCAAAATAAACAGTACCCTGCAAATATTAGAAATATTGCAGAAGAAAAAGATTTTTATAAAATTGGTTCGGAAAATTTTGAAGAGTTTTTTCAAAATACCGAAGAACTAGCAAGCCCCATTATTAATAATTTATCTAAAACTAAGAAAATCAAACCGTTAAATATCTCTGGAAATAGATATAAATTATCATTTTTTATGTCTGTTCAATATTTTAGAACCAATGAAATGCGTCAAGATCTTTTAGAGAATTTTTCAAAAATATCAAACCATTTAAAAAAATACCCCATGAATACTAAAATGGAAATGTTCAATGATCAAATAGATAAAAAATTCATTAAACATCACCAAATAAACTTCATTAATAAATCTTCACAAGAAATGACTGCTTCATTAGTTTCTAAAAAATGGATAGTTTTAAAGAATAAAACTGAAATCGATTTCATTACATCAGACAACCCTATTGTACTCCATAATTCTAATGGATTATTAGGATTTGCATGTGAACATATTCATATTTTCTATCC
This genomic interval carries:
- a CDS encoding DUF4238 domain-containing protein, translating into MSNKTKKQHYVPQFYLKNFANKNKNGFFIYCYDINQNKQYPANIRNIAEEKDFYKIGSENFEEFFQNTEELASPIINNLSKTKKIKPLNISGNRYKLSFFMSVQYFRTNEMRQDLLENFSKISNHLKKYPMNTKMEMFNDQIDKKFIKHHQINFINKSSQEMTASLVSKKWIVLKNKTEIDFITSDNPIVLHNSNGLLGFACEHIHIFYPINPKLCLCLLDPENYSNYKEPKKFKNNEIILNIQKTKEHNINSIDEINFINDLQAMNATQHIFSKNDNFDRIKYLTEHKKIIPSNERERVKMKVLKNPKNGNDILVFSHPNDNLNFEFKEFY